The Streptomyces sp. HUAS MG91 sequence GGTCGACTTGTTTTCAGTTCGGAGGACACCAAGTGGGACGACTCTTCGGCACGGACGGTGTGCGCGGCGTGGCCAATGCCGACCTGACCGCCGAGATGGCGCTCGGTCTGTCGGTCGCCGCGGCGCACGTACTCGGTGAGGCCGGTTCGTTCGAGGGGCACCGGCCCGTCGCGGTCGTCGGCCGTGATCCGCGTGCCTCGGGCGAGTTCCTGGAGGCCGCGGTCGTCGCGGGTCTGGCGAGCGCGGGCGTCGACGTCCTGCGCGTCGGCGTGCTGCCCACCCCCGCGGTGGCGTATCTCACCGGTGCGCTGGGCGCCGACCTCGGCGTGATGCTCTCCGCGAGCCACAACGCCATGCCCGACAACGGCATCAAGTTCCTCGCGCGCGGCGGCCACAAGCTGGACGACGCCCTGGAGGACCGCATCGAGACGATCTACCAGGAGCACCGCACCGGCGCTCCCTGGGACCGTCCGACGGGCGCCGGCGTCGGCCGCGTGAAGGCGTACGACGAGGGGCTCGACCAGTACATCGCGCACCTGGTGGGCGTGCTGCCGAACCGGCTCGAAGGGCTGAAGATCGTCCTCGACGAGGCGCACGGCGCGGCCTCGCGGGTCTCGCCCGAGGCGTTCACCCGGGCCGGGGCCGAGATCGTCACCATCGGCGCCGACCCCGACGGGCTCAACATCAACGACGGGTGCGGCTCGACCCACCTGGACCTGCTGAAGGCCGCCGTCGTCGAGCAGGGCGCCGACTTCGGCATCGCGCACGACGGCGACGCCGACCGCTGCCTGGCCGTGGACCACACCGGTTCCGAGGTCGACGGCGACCAGATCATGGCCGTGCTGTCCCTGGCCATGAAGGAGCGGGGCGCGCTGCGGCACGACACCGTTGTCGCGACCGTCATGTCGAACCTCGGTCTGAAGCTCGCCATGGAGCGTGCGGGCATCACGCTCGTCCAGACCGCGGTCGGCGACCGGTACGTCCTGGAGAACATGAAGGAGCACGGGTTTGCGCTGGGCGGTGAGCAGTCCGGGCACGTGATCGTCCTGGACCACGCGACCACCGGTGACGGCACGCTCACCGGGCTGCTGCTGGCCGCGCGGGTCGCGCAGACCGGGCGCTCGCTCCAGGAGCTGGCGGCCGTCATGGAGCGGCTCCCGCAGGTGCTCATCAATGTGCCGGACGTGGACAAGTCGCGGGTCGGGTCGGCGCCGGAGATCGCTGCCGCCGTGGCGGACGCCGAGGGGGAGCTCGGGGCCACCGGGCGGGTGCTGCTGCGGTCTTCCGGGACCGAGCCGCTGGTGCGGGTGATGGTGGAGGCCG is a genomic window containing:
- the glmM gene encoding phosphoglucosamine mutase, whose amino-acid sequence is MGRLFGTDGVRGVANADLTAEMALGLSVAAAHVLGEAGSFEGHRPVAVVGRDPRASGEFLEAAVVAGLASAGVDVLRVGVLPTPAVAYLTGALGADLGVMLSASHNAMPDNGIKFLARGGHKLDDALEDRIETIYQEHRTGAPWDRPTGAGVGRVKAYDEGLDQYIAHLVGVLPNRLEGLKIVLDEAHGAASRVSPEAFTRAGAEIVTIGADPDGLNINDGCGSTHLDLLKAAVVEQGADFGIAHDGDADRCLAVDHTGSEVDGDQIMAVLSLAMKERGALRHDTVVATVMSNLGLKLAMERAGITLVQTAVGDRYVLENMKEHGFALGGEQSGHVIVLDHATTGDGTLTGLLLAARVAQTGRSLQELAAVMERLPQVLINVPDVDKSRVGSAPEIAAAVADAEGELGATGRVLLRSSGTEPLVRVMVEAADIEQARAVAGRLADVVKSALG